ACCTTGTCACACAACCAAAAGAAATAAAATCGTCTTCGGATGCTTTTAAAAGTTGAGCAAGTTTTATAACCTGTTCTCTGTTTAAGTTTCTTTCTCCACGTTCAGCCTTGCTCATTAAAGCGGTGTCAACTTCAATATGAGCTGCAACTTGTCGCAAAAGCAAATTCTGCTTTTCTCTTGCTTCTCTAATTTTTTGGCCTAGGTAACTCACTGTTTCTGTATTTTGACTTGTCAAGAAGTGTCAAATGTAATAATTATTTTTGGAATGTCAGTCCGTGCGGTTGGAAAACTTTAGCTC
This region of Sphingobacteriales bacterium genomic DNA includes:
- a CDS encoding helix-turn-helix transcriptional regulator, giving the protein MSYLGQKIREAREKQNLLLRQVAAHIEVDTALMSKAERGERNLNREQVIKLAQLLKASEDDFISFGCVTR